The genomic stretch CGCAATTCGGGTGTGAAACCTGGGGTGCACCTGGTCGAGATCACGGCGGCTCCGCCTGCGCCCGCCCACTCAGGCTCGGGTACGCGCCATCACGCTGGCTCTGCCAACCCCGATGGCAGGCGGCTCGACGAGGACGACTTCGCGGCAGCTACGGCCGCATTCCTAAACAAGCTCAGCTTGGACGGGACCATTGAGCACCTCGTCCTTGTCTCCGACCCCAGAACCCTGGGGGAGATGCGCAAGCATTTCCACCGCGACCTGAGAGGCAAGATCATGGGCGAGTTCGCGAAGGACTTCAGCCGGCGTCCGCTCGAGGACATCGCCTCATTGATCGCCGACGCTTGACGAGCCTCTGAAAACGGCTGCTGGCGCAAGCCCGTCCAGTCATACTGTGCGAATAGCTCAAAGTTACCGACGACTACTGCTCTCGACCAACCCGACCCAAATCAACCGTCTAATGCATCAGCAATGGACAAGATACTGAAAGCTGCCTCAGGCATTCTAAGCAGCATCAAGAGGAAGCAAGGTTCTGCCGCCTGCTCGGTGCCACGT from Bradyrhizobium sp. Ash2021 encodes the following:
- a CDS encoding host attachment protein: MILPTGTTVAVADGETVRLFRNSGVKPGVHLVEITAAPPAPAHSGSGTRHHAGSANPDGRRLDEDDFAAATAAFLNKLSLDGTIEHLVLVSDPRTLGEMRKHFHRDLRGKIMGEFAKDFSRRPLEDIASLIADA